A genomic stretch from Helianthus annuus cultivar XRQ/B chromosome 1, HanXRQr2.0-SUNRISE, whole genome shotgun sequence includes:
- the LOC118490144 gene encoding uncharacterized protein LOC118490144, translating into MEEFMNPFSEMYAFAGNSGDDTSNRSNDSPNPKKTLSDALSVESAYGTYNKPPKLMAIEEYNRWAKTFEEWLKAFAYQSWKNLKNGYASERQDCENLSEGEEVENYIAEQKCIALVHQSVRDDIISLIEYTNAKDLWEKLNKKCVGSAEIIKNKKKLLRKEFDLFGCLKGESVCKMIERFGHLKLELVRHGINYPQEELVDKLFDSLPEEMDWQYYALMLKNTIKAESLTVDLLIERLESHELEIKKTHKINHSSYQQNMELYYLKSMIPKNVSPRTAFSAENTNTSSKESPSSNSGFHGGFSANTPSQGSSSNSSSQQQSVPKNAFSCNIAIDLKNAQNFDEESAKQQMIFLASVLESYEGLVAGKIENPFRDDYYKRAIYHQNKSEPPRLKQVEDNKEKSRALAMIHDDEGYDWSELLPEEDAVGYAFVTKIIPFKDIRTEEEKLVNRRMKAQTRMNRIYNTYKEAKRAKRWDADRECYLDPQGNIAVNPDSISVDALTQQFAEEEEARQREWWGGGEEKQVEKDEKVKEAEQKPKSKNADDGIIDTSQELTAENLRKMAEKVLAAKELECKVCSTITYLSGKKIEELTSKVKSVENQILNRDKMLKASNDRSKELADKIENDKNDIERIRKENEKLILESRVLRVKEELINQQLDEIAKLKLQFEEAKIENERINLKLSSYNSASFVLQHIVPKPIGKTKAGEDVYCDGTGVGFHQVPPPVLNNFSKKQSGLVNDDIETNEIKLPESIDVTFSSSSSSDDSVQTEIIKGMAESVLDSDSTEDEECFLNNYIPKPKSKNNLNDEPGLLMYKMSGSDKLYSDFEFPLENVNVNKLKNVFKLVEIDLSEVDGLKQTKRQTNFEKDKAYYKKPVIPPRFSNNNQNKWSGGYQGGKNYQKRNVQNKKFAVKKIKTEPVKNSVSKNDKFYQRVASPQQTWKPKVVEKKDDSPKVSETEKSSSSTKKKYVPLKFYEKQKSTSEKKYVVKKNQSVDQPQKDEFFLFKEVEVETVESLKMNDKNFPPLYTKTTHLNFKLPESKEAWVASKSH; encoded by the exons ATGGAAGAATTCATGAATCCCTTCAGTGAGATGTATGCTTTCGCGGGTAATTCCGGAGACGATACTTCCAATCGTTCAAATGATAGTCCGAACCCAAAGAAAACTTTATCCGATGCCTTAAGCGTTGAAAGCGCATATGGTACCTACAACAAACCCCCAAAGCTAATGGCAATCGAAGAATATAATCGGTGGGCAAAAACATTCGAAGAATGGCTGAAAGCTTTCGCATATCAGAGCTGGAAGAACTTAAAGAACGGTTATGCTTCAGAAAGACAAGATTGTGAGAATTTGTCAGAAGGAGAAGAAGTAGAGAACTATATAGCTGAACAAAAATGCATTGCTTTGGTTCACCAGTCCGTAAGAGACGACATTATTTCACTCATTGAATACACAAACGCAAAAGATCTATGGGAAAAGTTAAATAAAAAATGTGTAGGAAGTGCAGAaataatcaaaaacaaaaagaaattgctgcgaaaggagtttgatttgttcgGATGCTTAAAAggtgaatctgtttgtaaaatgattgaaagattTGGACACTTAAAGTTGGAATTGGTGAGGCACGGAATAAACTATCCTCAAGAGGAGctagttgacaaactgttcgattcactACCAGAAGAGATGGATTGGCAGTACTATGCACTGATGTTAAAGAACACAATCAAAGCTGAAAGTTTGACCGTCGACTTGCTGATTGAAAGACTAGAAAGTCATGAATTGGAGATAAAGAAAACACACAAAATAAATCATTCATCATACCAACAAAACATGGAGTTGTACTATCTAAAGAGTATGATTCCCAAGAATGTTTCTCCAAGAACTGCTTTCTCCGCTGAAAACACAAACACTTCAAGTAAAGAAAGTCCAAGTTCAAACAGTGGTTTTCATGGAGGTTTTTCAGCCAATACTCCAAGTCAGGGATCTTCTTCAAATTCTTCAAGTCAACAACAATCTGTTCCTAAGAACGCGTTTTCTTGCAACATtgcgatagatttgaagaatgctcaAAATTTTGATGAGGAATCGGCCAAACAGCAGATGATCTTTCTAGCATCTGTGTTGGAGTCGTACGAAGGGTTAGTAGCCGGGAAGATAG aaaaccctttcagagatgattattACAAGAGAGCAAtctatcaccagaataaatctgagccaccTAGATTGAAGCAAGTTGAAGACAACAAAGAGAAGTCGAGAGCTCTTGCCATGATCCATGATGACGAAGGTTATGATTGGAGCGAGCTATTGCCTGAAGAAGATGCGGTGGGTTATGCATTCGTGACGAAGATTATTCCTTTTAAAGATATTAGAACTGAAGAAGAAAAACTCGTCAACCGAAGAATGAAAGCCCAAACCAGAATGAACAGAATTTATAAcacttacaaagaagcaaaaagagcAAAAAGGTGGGATGCCGACAGAGAATGTTACCTTGATCCACAAGGAAACATTGCAGTTAACCCAGATTCCATCAGTGTTGATGCTCTTACACAACAATTTGCCGAGGAAGAAGAAGCTAGACAAAGAGAATGGTGGGGAGGTGGTGAAGAGAAACAAGTAGAGAAAGATGAAAAGGTCAAAGAAGCAGAACAGAAGCCAAAGTCAAAGAATGCTGATGATGGGATCATTGATACATCGCAAGAGCTAACAGCAGAAAACTTGAGGAAGATGGCTGAAAAAGTTCTTGCAGCAAAAGAACTTGAG tgcaaagtttgtagtacaatcacTTACCTCAGTGGTAAGAAGATTGAAGAGTTGACTAGTAAAGTCAAAAGTGTTGAAAATCAAATCTTAAACCGTGACAAAATGCTGAAAGCTTCGAATGATAGATCAAAAGAATTAGctgataaaattgaaaatgataaaaatgacaTTGAAAGaataagaaaagaaaatgaaaagttgatTCTTGAAAGtc GGGTTCTTAGAGTAAAAGAAGAGTTAATTAACCAACAACTTGATGAAATTGCGAAATTAAAGCTTCAGTTTgaagaagctaaaattgaaaatgaacgtaTTAATCTGAAACTGAGCAGTTACAACtctgcaagctttgttttgcaacacattgttccaaaacccattggAAAAaccaaagctggcgaagatgtataCTGTGATGGAACTGGAGTGGGGTTTCATCAAGTTCCGCCACCTGttctaaacaatttttcaaagaagcaatctgggttggttaatgatgataTTGAAACAAATGAGATAAAACTGCCAGAATCAATTGATGTGAcattttcttcatcatcatcatccgaTGACAGTGTTCAAACTGAGATCATAAAAGGCATGGCTGAAAGTGTCTTGGATAGTGATTCgactgaagatgaagaatgtTTTCTGAACAATTACATTCCGAAACCAAAATctaaaaacaacttaaatgatgaaccggGTCTTTTGATGTACAAGATGTCTGGTTCTGATAAGTTATATTCAGACTTTGAGTTTCCTCTGGAGAATGTTAATGTGAACAAATTGAagaatgttttcaaactggttgaaATTGATTTGTCTGAAGTGGACGGTTTGAAACAGACAAAGAGACAAAcgaattttgagaaagataaagcttactataaGAAACCTGTTATTCCACCACGTTTTTCTAACAACAATCAAAATAAATGGTCGGGaggatatcagggtggtaagaattatcagaaaaGGAATGTTCAGAACAAGAAGTTTGCTGTGAAAaag atcaaaactgaacctgttaaGAATTCGGTAtctaaaaatgataaattttaccaACGGGTTGCATcacctcaacaaacatggaagccaaaagttgttgaaaagaaagaTGATTCACCAAAGGTGTCTGAAACCGAAAAATCATCATCTTCTACCAAGAAGAAGTATGTACCCTTGAAGTTTTATGAAAAACAAAAATCGACTTCTGAAAAGAAGTATGTGGTGAAGAAAAATCAATCAGTTGATCAACCTCAAAAAGACGAATTTTTCTTATTCAAAGAGGTTGAAGTTGAAACTGTTGAAAGCCTTAAAATGAATGATAAAAACTTTCCGCCACTTTACACTAAAACGACTCACCTTAATTTCAAGTTACCcgagtcaaaagaggcttgggtagcatcAAAATCTCATTAA